From the Oleiharenicola lentus genome, one window contains:
- a CDS encoding P-II family nitrogen regulator, whose amino-acid sequence MKLITAIIKPFKLEAVKEALTAVGVEGMTVTEVKGFGRQKGHTEVYRGSEYTVDFLPKIKIEVVVSDDIKDKVVTAIVNGAKTGKIGDGKVFISPVDDVIRIRTDEHGDAAI is encoded by the coding sequence ATGAAACTTATCACCGCCATTATCAAGCCGTTCAAACTCGAGGCCGTTAAGGAAGCGCTGACCGCCGTCGGCGTCGAAGGCATGACTGTTACCGAGGTGAAGGGCTTCGGCCGCCAGAAAGGCCACACCGAGGTCTATCGCGGCAGCGAATATACCGTGGATTTCCTCCCGAAGATCAAAATCGAGGTCGTGGTGTCTGACGACATCAAGGACAAGGTCGTCACGGCCATCGTGAATGGCGCAAAGACGGGGAAAATCGGCGACGGCAAGGTGTTCATCTCGCCGGTGGACGACGTGATCCGCATT